A single Venturia canescens isolate UGA chromosome 1, ASM1945775v1, whole genome shotgun sequence DNA region contains:
- the LOC122419080 gene encoding protein yellow-like, translating to MWAYGCVTFSWKIMIKFASIIAMSIASVTYAEYYDTKRFEWVGGNFDWPCETTKNMYKSSGRYISKNVIATRAVIYKDEAIVTLPRFKSGVPATLAKLPLKNRLGIQPLLKPFPSWSYQEEDDCDALQSAVDVFLDPHTILWVLDTGVVRSLEDPIRTCPPKVVAINLKTGKVVKTILLDEMATPSSRLQYVTADYSGDGRVFVYVTDAASRAILVYDVTSDRSYRMILPKIVTAGAATPDVLYSVLLRRSDGSACLVFTYLGGDRIFSLLTNKLRNGTSVGNVNDLGSKPKKMVFLGTDGGSVMYFRYEGDSAVYRWDTNHSFDLENFEKVYSGHECSLTTQVTADGKRARVRIMESNFPDFFQGTVGVGVEHALIII from the exons ATGTGGGCATACGGATGCGTCACATTCAGTTG gaaaataatgattaaGTTCGCGTCGATCATTGCCATGAGCATTGCTTCTGTAACCTATGCAGAATATTACGATACAAAACGATTCGAATGGGTCGGTGGTAATTTCGATTGGCCGTGCGAAACCACTAAAAACATGTACAAGAGCAGCGGTCGCTACATAAGTAAAAACGTCATCGCTACGAGAGCTGTTATATACAAGGACGAAGCTATCGTTACTTTACCACG CTTCAAGTCCGGAGTGCCAGCTACCCTGGCGAAATTACCATTGAAGAATAGACTCGGTATTCAACCGCTGCTCAAGCCATTCCCGAGTTGGTCCTACCAAGAGGAAGACGATTGTGATGCTTTACAGAGTGCCGTTGATGTATTTCTCGATCCGCACACTATTCTGTGGGTTCTCGATACCGGTGTCGTACGTTCTCTCGAAGATCCAATTCGTACATGCCCACCTAAAGTCGTTGCGATCAATCTCAAGACCGGAAAG GTTGTAAAGACGATCTTGCTAGACGAGATGGCGACTCCGAGTTCGCGGCTACAATACGTAACTGCCGATTACAGCGGTGACGGTCGGGTCTTCGTATACGTTACGGACGCAGCATCCCGAGCTATTCTCGTCTACGATGTGACTTCCGATCGTAGCTATCGTATGATTTTGCCGAAAATCGTAACCGCCGGTGCCGCCACTCCCGACGTCCTCTACTCCGTCCTTCTTCGTCGCTCCGACGGATCAGCCTGTCTCGTTTTTACATATCTCGGCGGAGACAGAATATTCAGCCTACTCACGAATAAGCTTAGGAATGGTACTTCGGTCGGGAACGTTAATGATCTTGGTTCAAagccgaaaaaaatggtttttttgggTACTGACGGCGGGAGCGTTATGTATTTCCGTTACGAAGGCGATTCGGCCGTTTATCGTTGGGACACAAACCATAGCTTTGACctcgaaaactttgaaaaagtttACTCCGGCCACGAATGTTCGTTAACGACCCAAGTGACGGCTGATGGAAAACGAGCTCGTGTTAGAATTATGGAATCAAATTTTCCAGACTTTTTCCAGGGCACCGTCGGTGTTGGGGTCGAACATGCCCTCATTATCATTTAG
- the yellow-g gene encoding major royal jelly protein 1 translates to MSRMGTIGFALLLAVTGSAALADRSLVFDLTFVISGSNLEWPGANTKNIYKTSGRYAPRNIIATRNQIYKDEAIVVFPRWKPGVPITLGLVKLTKKGSSGKPVVSPFPSWALQEEGNCKALQNVVDIVLDVQDIVWVLDVGTVNTLEKSLPYCSPKVVAINVRTGKVLKSIDLRMWISPASRLQYLAVDYAKDGGIFLYISDASTRAIIVYDVAENRGFRVVLPKAVTQESSHRDVLYLSLLRKNSGASVLYFTYLSSNRMYSIKVENLRSGAASSSITDVGPKHAKIVILGTDDGSAIFFRKKGHSDIFMWNVETKFSTENFILVQKGNDNRLPTQVAPGYKRLMWVLESNFHDYLQNTVGCPGPSVLLHPLLKSAEYL, encoded by the exons ATGTCGAGGATGGGGACGATCGGTTTTGCATTACTGCTCGCGGTCACGGGCTCTGCTGCACTCGCTGATCGCAGTTTAGTTTTCGATCTGACCTTCGTCATTTCGGGATCAAATCTCGAATGGCCAGGAGCTAAtaccaaaaatatttacaaaacgAGCGGACGTTACGCCCCTCGCAACATAATAGCGACGAGAAATCAGATTTACAAGGACGAGGCTATCGTCGTATTTCCACGTTGGAAGCCTGGAGTCCCCATTACACTCGGCCTTGTTAAACTCACGAAAAAAGGATCTTCCGGTAAACCTGTTGTCTCACCCTTTCCATCCTGGGCATTGCAGGAAGAGGGCAATTGCAAAGCCCTTCAAAACGTCGTGGACATTGTTCTCGATGTTCAAGACATTGTTTGGGTACTCGATGTCGGTACGGTCAACACTCTCGAAAAATCGCTTCCCTATTGCTCACCCAAAGTTGTGGCCATCAACGTCAGAACTGGCAAG GTGTTGAAGTCAATCGATTTGCGGATGTGGATAAGCCCAGCATCGCGTCTCCAGTATCTAGCAGTAGATTATGCGAAAGACGGGGGGATTTTTCTGTACATTTCGGACGCATCGACACGTGCGATTATTGTGTACGATGTGGCAGAAAATCGGGGTTTCCGGGTCGTCCTCCCGAAAGCGGTAACGCAGGAGAGCTCCCACAGGGATGTTTTGTACTTAAGTCTCCTCCGGAAGAATTCCGGAGCTTCGGTTTTGTATTTCACCTATTTAAGCTCAAACAGAATGTACAGCATTAAAGTGGAGAATTTGAGATCGGGGGCGGCCAGCAGTTCGATAACCGACGTCGGCCCGAAGCACGCGAAAATTGTCATCCTCGGGACTGACGACGGAAGCGCTATTTTCTTCCGGAAGAAAGGACATTCGGACATTTTCATGTGGAACGTTGAAACTAAATTTTCGacggaaaattttattctcgtgCAAAAAGGCAACGATAATCGTTTGCCAACCCAAGTCGCTCCTGGCTACAAAAGACTCATGTGGGTACTCGAGagcaattttcacgattactTGCAAAATACTGTTGGCTGCCCAGGCCCTTCAGTTCTCTTACATCCTCTCCTCAAATCGGCCGAGTACTTGTGA
- the yellow-k gene encoding uncharacterized protein yellow-k isoform X2 produces the protein MIVERFLSLDLISLLVIACLFKFCSSTWNFSAVNLTNDVPIWRFAFWRNRAFFAVPSFSRRGQLVNSELTLLESCWPEPGSNHSGFAATLADNDVRIFPKSALAFDKCHKLSSVVALDIESRGRLWVLDAPEDHDCSAKILVYDLRRNDLEIARTDLGGVRKENLKSLVIDPVYGLWGPRAYVGDPGDESIIVYSLFKRRWWRLKLTSDHRIPSFSPTEMAISRKSAFLYLTDSRSQDLFSVDLETLRDEEGPSIFHEREIERNSSIQWVGRKMGKSSGLAIDQRGGLHYFLVTEHASANGYSILLQSAEVPCITDYRLDSQRNVWALVNLENPLVKTSNTIYQGKWHAHFRTARIFKHNSFAP, from the exons ATGATCGTCGAACGATTTTTGTCCCTCGATCTAATTTCGCTTCTCGTTATCGCTTGTTTGTTTAAATTTTGTTCATCCACGTGGAATTTTTCAGCTGTCAATCTCACCAACGACGTCCCCATATGGAGGTTCGCCTTCTGGAGAAATCGAGCCTTTTTTGCTGTACCAAGTTTCTCGAGACGTGGACAACTCGTAAATAGCGAATTAACTCTTCTCGAGTCTTGCTGGCCCGAACCGGGAAGCAATCACAGTGGATTCGCTGCAACACTCGCCGATAACGATGTACGAATATTCCCAAAGTCGGCGCTCGCTTTCGACAAGTGTCACAAACTCTCCTCGGTCGTTGCTCTGGATATCGAGTCACGAGGCAGACTTTGGGTTCTGGACGCTCCCGAAGATCACGATTGTTCGGCAAAAATTCTCGTTTACGATCTCAGACGTAACGACCTTGAG ATAGCTCGTACTGACCTGGGGGGTGtaaggaaagaaaatttgaaaagccTCGTAATCGATCCTGTCTATGGGCTCTGGGGCCCACGAGCCTACGTCGGTGACCCCGGTGACGAATCGATCATTGTCTATAGTTTGT TTAAAAGAAGATGGTGGCGATTGAAGCTGACAAGCGACCACAGGATTCCGAGTTTCAGTCCTACCGAAATGGCGATTTCACGAAAAAGTGCTTTCCTCTATTTGACGGATTCACGATCGCAAGATCTCTTCAGTGTCGATTTGGAAACGTTGAGAGACGAGGAGGGGCCTTCGATCTTCCACGAGAGA GAAATAGAACGCAATTCCAGCATCCAGTGGgtgggaagaaaaatgggcaaaTCGTCAGGACTGGCTATCGATCAAAGGGGTGGCCTTCACTACTTCCTGGTCACGGAACATGCGAGC GCCAACGGTTACTCGATTCTTCTCCAGAGCGCAGAAGTTCCTTGTATAACTGATTATAGACTCGATTCTCAGAGGAACGTTTGGGCTCTCGTTAATCTTGAAAATCCCCTCGTCAAAACTTCCAACACCATTTATCAAGGCAAATGGCACGCTCATTTTCGCACCGCCCGGATTTTCAAGCACAATTCTTTCGCCCCTTAA
- the yellow-k gene encoding uncharacterized protein yellow-k isoform X1: protein MIVERFLSLDLISLLVIACLFKFCSSTWNFSAVNLTNDVPIWRFAFWRNRAFFAVPSFSRRGQLVNSELTLLESCWPEPGSNHSGFAATLADNDVRIFPKSALAFDKCHKLSSVVALDIESRGRLWVLDAPEDHDCSAKILVYDLRRNDLEIARTDLGGVRKENLKSLVIDPVYGLWGPRAYVGDPGDESIIVYSLFKRRWWRLKLTSDHRIPSFSPTEMAISRKSAFLYLTDSRSQDLFSVDLETLRDEEGPSIFHEREIERNSSIQWVGRKMGKSSGLAIDQRGGLHYFLVTEHASVRWDMKHDLKANGYSILLQSAEVPCITDYRLDSQRNVWALVNLENPLVKTSNTIYQGKWHAHFRTARIFKHNSFAP, encoded by the exons ATGATCGTCGAACGATTTTTGTCCCTCGATCTAATTTCGCTTCTCGTTATCGCTTGTTTGTTTAAATTTTGTTCATCCACGTGGAATTTTTCAGCTGTCAATCTCACCAACGACGTCCCCATATGGAGGTTCGCCTTCTGGAGAAATCGAGCCTTTTTTGCTGTACCAAGTTTCTCGAGACGTGGACAACTCGTAAATAGCGAATTAACTCTTCTCGAGTCTTGCTGGCCCGAACCGGGAAGCAATCACAGTGGATTCGCTGCAACACTCGCCGATAACGATGTACGAATATTCCCAAAGTCGGCGCTCGCTTTCGACAAGTGTCACAAACTCTCCTCGGTCGTTGCTCTGGATATCGAGTCACGAGGCAGACTTTGGGTTCTGGACGCTCCCGAAGATCACGATTGTTCGGCAAAAATTCTCGTTTACGATCTCAGACGTAACGACCTTGAG ATAGCTCGTACTGACCTGGGGGGTGtaaggaaagaaaatttgaaaagccTCGTAATCGATCCTGTCTATGGGCTCTGGGGCCCACGAGCCTACGTCGGTGACCCCGGTGACGAATCGATCATTGTCTATAGTTTGT TTAAAAGAAGATGGTGGCGATTGAAGCTGACAAGCGACCACAGGATTCCGAGTTTCAGTCCTACCGAAATGGCGATTTCACGAAAAAGTGCTTTCCTCTATTTGACGGATTCACGATCGCAAGATCTCTTCAGTGTCGATTTGGAAACGTTGAGAGACGAGGAGGGGCCTTCGATCTTCCACGAGAGA GAAATAGAACGCAATTCCAGCATCCAGTGGgtgggaagaaaaatgggcaaaTCGTCAGGACTGGCTATCGATCAAAGGGGTGGCCTTCACTACTTCCTGGTCACGGAACATGCGAGCGTACGTTGGGACATGAAACACGATTTGAAA GCCAACGGTTACTCGATTCTTCTCCAGAGCGCAGAAGTTCCTTGTATAACTGATTATAGACTCGATTCTCAGAGGAACGTTTGGGCTCTCGTTAATCTTGAAAATCCCCTCGTCAAAACTTCCAACACCATTTATCAAGGCAAATGGCACGCTCATTTTCGCACCGCCCGGATTTTCAAGCACAATTCTTTCGCCCCTTAA
- the LOC122414219 gene encoding ubiquitin carboxyl-terminal hydrolase 31-like: MSILVEETIPVAVMKSVSEGDLGVDGVNKSQNPMKSSVPTRTNERDSLTLKRTFTLPKNPFQSATTRMSKRRSGSKQWNRSDNNNTMPQDNTRSIMTNDTNIGPIGASQNFHASLASDKTGRKVFRRPPWKKFFNKMVQHISSVGVQTKTSNRSDLGSSLNDVRVPPPRPAHILPDRVPGVIGLRNHGNTCFMNAVLQCLSHTDILAEYFVLDTYKIDLSRRNKLNSKKYGTKGEITEQLALLLKAIWSCQYDPEMSTAFKSVVDKYGSQYRGNLQHDAQEFLLWLLDKVHEDLNQATKKKYKIIKNSFGRPDSIVAAETLANHVRCNNSFVHAVFQAQFRSSLTCPRCHRQSNTFDPFLCVSVPVPQHHRQINLYVNVLYTSQQPRQVRIGVSVNQASNVKELRDILASDTGIDENHMLLTEIHDEGFHRTFSDCQPLSVITENDPLYCIELPQLKEPTEQAYILLVWVNVLVKGELRERFGSPYTMQVSRETSYEDLQKLLLKEMHSTLSDDVLTSSQNPGLFNIRVADPAATPIQDEHPCIDPGVEHPLYVEQIEQALSLCADDSGPQHVKLILEWDDATKSKIIQDDTDSIEEHASVKQLKTNSELGGAVTLEECFDLYTRAEILGAEDAWHCPYCNKKQEVVKKLGLWSLPDILVIHLKRFRQQTRQRSTSKLTILVDFPLYGFDMTPHLAHTVTSHTNSVNSLVGHGWSPWKKPRPRNQPNLPKYDENVYDLYAICNHHGQDLQGGHYTAYCRNPYDTQWYCFDDTRVETVTETNLITNSAYMLFYQRRGLSNNSIGNSSAASTSSAGSGLDHWVSRMPPFQYNNKNSSNTGNNKQSKSQETLCQEKIVEEKNLNNFSRGCRNYATLQPNKRNVATETETGETDHYSDDEAPSRREWASPKPVRKTSSITLSPLMPAPVIDDEINDPETAVIHESTL; encoded by the exons ATGAGCATCCTCGTCGAAGAAACAATACCAGTAGCTGTTATGAAATCCGTCTCGGAAGGTGATTTGGGTGTGGATGGGGTTAACAAATCACAAAACCCGATGAAGTCGAGTGTACCGACAAGAACTAACGAACGGGACAGTTTAACCCTAAAACGTACGTTTACACTGCCGAAAAATCCATTTCAAAGTGCAACAACGAGAATGTCAAAAAGACGGAGTGGTTCTAAACAGTGGAATCGTTCTGACAACAATAATACTATGCCACAAGACAATACACGCTCTATTATGACGAACGATACAAATATTGGGCCTATCGGGGCTTCCCAAAATTTTCATGCTAGTTTAGCCAGTGATAAAACTGGCAGAAAAGTATTTAGGCGTCCcccttggaaaaaatttttcaataaaatggtCCAGCATATATCCAGTGTCGGTGTACAAACTAAAACGTCAAACAGAAGCGATTTAGGCTCGAGTTTAAACGACGTTAGAGTTCCACCGCCAAGACCTGCTCACATCCTGCCAGACCGAGTCCCCGGTGTTATTGGGCTTAGGAATCATGGAAATACCTGCTTCATGAACGCTGTACTTCAATGTCTCTCACATACTGACATACTCGCAGAATATTTCGTACTCGACacttataaaattgatttatccAGGAGAAATAAACTCAATTCCAAAAAGTATGGTACCAAGGGTGAAATTACTGAGCAATTAGCTCTCCTTCTCAAAGCTATATGGAGCTGCCAGTACGATCCTGAAATGAGCACCGCTTTCAAGAGCGTCGTCGACAAATACGGCAGCCAATACAGGGGTAATCTTCAGCACGACGCTCAGGAATTTTTACTTTGGCTACTGGACAAAGTCCACGAGGACCTCAATCAGGCTACCAAAAAGAAGTACAAAATCATTAag AATTCATTTGGAAGACCGGACTCCATAGTGGCAGCAGAAACTCTAGCAAATCACGTGCGATGCAACAATTCTTTCGTTCATGCGGTTTTTCAAGCTCAATTTCGCTCGAGTCTGACGTGCCCGAGATGTCACAGGCAATCAAATACGTTCGATCCTTTCCTCTGCGTATCCGTGCCCGTGCCGCAGCATCATCGTCAAATAAATCTATACGTTAATGTTTTATACACGTCGCAACAACCGCGACAAGTTAGAATTGGTGTCAGCGTTAATCAGGCATCGAACGTCAAAGAACTGAGGGATATACTCGCGAGCGATACTGGCATTGATGAGAATCATATGCTGCTCACGGAAATACACGATGAAGGCTTTCACAG aacttTCTCGGACTGTCAGCCATTGTCGGTAATAACGGAAAACGATCCGCTCTACTGCATCGAATTACCGCAGTTAAAGGAACCAACGGAGCAAGCGTACATCCTCCTGGTGTGGGTGAATGTATTGGTCAAAGGTGAACTGCGTGAGCGTTTCGGAAGTCCTTATACGATGCAAGTATCACGGGAAACATCTTACGAGGATCTGCAAAAGTTGTTATTGAAAGAAATGCATTCGACGTTGAGCGATGATGTTTTAACGTCGAGCCAAAACCCTGGATTGTTCAATATTCGAGTCGCTGATCCTGCGGCAACGCCGATACAGGACGAGCATCCGTGCATAGATCCCGGTGTTGAACACCCTCTGTACGTCGAGCAAATAGAACAGGCGTTGTCGCTGTGCGCCGATGATTCTGGACCGCAGCACGTAAAACTTATCCTGGAATGGGACGACGCGacgaaaagtaaaataatCCAAGACGACACCGATTCGATCGAAGAGCACGCTTCGGTTAAACAATTGAAAACTAATTCCGAGCTGGGAGGAGCCGTAACGCTGGAAGAATGTTTTGATCTTTATACGCGAGCTGAAATTCTTGGCGCCGAAGATGCCTGGCACTGTCCTTATTGCAACAAAAAACAGGAAGTCGTGAAGAAACTTGGATTGTGGTCGCTGCCCGATATTTTGGTCATACATTTGAAACGCTTTCGCCAACAAACTCGACAGCGATCGACTTCAAAGCTGACGATACTCGTCGATTTTCCCCTTTATGGATTCGACATGACGCCACATCTGGCACATACAGTTACTAGCCATACCAACAGCGTAAACAGCCTCGTTGGCCACGGTTGGTCACCTTGGAAAAAGCCGAGACCACGCAATCAGCCAAATTTGCCAAAATACGATGAGAATGTTTATGATCTTTACGCCATTTGTAATCATCACGGACAGGACCTTCAGGGCGGACATTATACCGCGTATTGTCGGAATCCTTACGACACACAATGGTACTGTTTCGACGACACGAGAGTCGAAACCGTCACCGAGACGAATCTCATCACGAACTCAGCTTACATGCTCTTCTACCAGAGACGAGGATTGTCCAATAATTCAATCGGCAATTCCTCCGCTGCATCCACGAGTTCCGCTGGATCGGGACTCGATCATTGGGTCTCTCGTATGCCACCTTTTCAGTataacaacaaaaattcttcCAACACGGGCAACAACAAACAAAGCAAATCACAGGAGACCCTTTGCCAGGAGAAAAttgtcgaggaaaaaaatttaaacaatttcaGTCGTGGCTGTCGGAATTATGCAACTTTACAACCCAACAAGAGAAACGTCGCAACCGAAACTGAGACTGGAGAAACCGATCATTATTCCGACGACGAGGCGCCATCCAGACGAGAATGG GCATCGCCGAAACCAGTGAGAAAGACATCATCAATAACACTTTCACCTCTGATGCCAGCCCCTGTAATAGACGACGAAATCAACGACCCAGAGACAGCTGTGATACACGAGTCAACCTTGTAA